The genomic window tgtttatctatcaacaacctttcattttcaaccataaatttcaaaatttcagcatactcatccttggaaaaatttaaatactttgttagctttgcaaattaatccccaaaatagctaaattaggttattacgatctcggaaatataaaaattactaaaaacgggacatgaatgcttacccaattaagcttgcttggattcttttctcttagctagggtttccatgaaaataatttggggaagatgatgaaataaaatgatattttatcttttaattaattatcatcttttattatttccacttttcaatttagtccttttttttcttaaatttccatggatgaatcatcataattatctactaacttctggtaatggtctatttgccttataaggacctcaaattttgaattttatagctatttaatccctctagctattagaatttaacttttgcactttatgcaatttggtcctttctagcAATTAAACTTGAAATCGGTAagattttcttaacgaaattttcatacgtcattcctatcataatgcaaaccatgcaatactattaaaataatttttctttttgactcgaatttgtggtcccgaaactattgttccgatttcactgaaaacaggttgttacatgcTTCCTATCCCCATTAACCTTGATTGTGAGGTATGTGCTAACAACGTAATGAGTAAGTTGAGAATCTCAACATCACTACTTCCAATTACCTCATTATTGTgagttgaaaggtttgttagtagaACTATATCTTTCAACGTCATTATGGCTTCACTGCATGAAAAATGGAAAGTATGAGCCTTACATTTCTATCATTCAACAATAACATGAACAAACTTTAGCACCAAGTAGAAACCACTCATTTGACTAACTATATAAACACCATCATGTTGGACTCTTTTTTTCACAATGCTAGAATATTCACACTTAATTTGTTGTTGTAACTTCGGTTACATGTTTTTCTAGGGATCTATTGTAAAGAAGAGGCcaatataaatttttgaatttcgagtttagAAAAGAATGGAGGAAATGAGAAGgtagaaaataaaaatggagtgAGATAAACGGTTTAAAGTTAATGTTATTGTTTTAAAGGAATTAATTGGAtcatttaaaaagaattaaatatcaaaataaaatatttaaattaacctCGAAATTAGACTTAAAAGGATTggttagtaataataaaaattggATGAAGTTATTTCTCCCGTGAGTCTGCATGATGAGGCTGGATTCAGACAATAAATCATTGAAACGTtcgattattttatttaattccttcAAGTTCTTCGATCTTCCCGGTAACCAAACAGACCCTATCCACTAGAGAAAACAGAATAGAAAAGtgaaaaatatgcataaaattcataCTCTACATATACTTTATATCTGTTAAAAGCCTGAAAAGGAAAATACAAATCTTTTCCAGTTGTTTTCTGTTCGGTCGGTGGGattctttcatttattcaatttaattctctTTTTCTTACCTTCATCTGTTGGGGATCGATATCTCTTTCTAGGGCTTCCTTTTTTGGGGAAAAAAAGGACGGAAATCGCAAAGTGTGAAAAGAAATgatatttttttgttgaaatgaAGAAGCGGCAATGAAGAGAGAAGAAGAGGAATGGAGGTTAGATCAGAGAATAATATACAAGTGAGGTGCGACAAGATTCCTTGTCAACTGATTCCTAGGACTCGTCTTCAGGTCTGGTTCTTTAGAGTTTGTTCCAGCATTTTGCTTTGGACTTGTTTGATTCAGCTCCTTGCCGTCTGTGAGTTATGGCACCCGCGTTTGCTTACTGGTTTAACCAATCGGATTCCCTGGACCTCTCGCCCTCCTCTTCGTCTTCAACACTCGCTCCATTCCCCGCCTCCTCTTCCTCCCCCCAGTGAGTCCCCCCCCCTCTTTCTGTTTTGCTTTGAATTTGCCCTAAATTTTTTATTCACTTaggaatttattttgaatttgattaaGAGAGAAAAAGGGTCTTAGGAAATATGCTTGGGAATTTTATTCTGTTTATGAGTAAGTTTTTTTAGGCCCTCAGAGTGATTTTTAGCTACAAGTTTGGCAGATAAATTGTAGGAATGTTTTTCTAGTTGCTACCTTGGTGTTGGCTTCAGTTTCCCAAAATGCATATCACAGATTTGATATTTgaaattgttttgttttgatcGTTATTTTCTCTATTAAAGGTATAGTTTTTCTTGTTCCCTATCATATGCTGGTTCCTTTTGATTGGCTACTTCTGCATGTTTAGATGATCAATACAAAGCAATATGTTGCGACAAAGAAAAGAGATCATCCCTTTTATTTTCTATCTGGATGCTGATCTTGCAACATTCTGATCGATCATCTTGTTACATTTGATATATTTGTTACCTTGAAGAACTACGACCttcccctttatttatttatttatttattcatttttctctAGTTGCTGATTTAACAACATTCTGATTACATGTCATATATTTACCTTTCTCCCATCATTCCACCGATGGGGTGTCTGGGGCTCATTATGATTGCCAATTACTCAAGGAGTGCAATCATTGCTATCGGAAAGGCCACATTTCAGATTTGAACTGCATCACTCTGTTATACTAGAAAAAATTATAACagcaatttatttttattgcttgCTGGAAGACGGTGTATGTTAGATTGCTATGTACTTTTCAGTTTGCATTTCATTATAGCATCCTTAGTTTTATTCGTTAATAGTTTTGCCTCGAAGCTCTAATGCATTCATGCCATCTATGTTACCTTCAAGGCTTGTCAGCATACCGTGGATGCTAAATTTCTAGGttcttgatcatctttctgaaTTACTTGGGTTAAGGTACGGTTTGTAAGTTCTGCTTTCCAAAAATTGTTAATGGTTCATGACTTAAGAACCTCCGTATCTTGGTTTCTGTAAATATCTGACAAATTCCATATAAGCACAAACTTGTGCTACCAGACAATATTTTGAGTCATTAGCTTCCTTATTATCTAACATGCTGGGTAATCTTCTTGGGCAATTGAGAAATTTATACCAATACTTTGTACCTTGTATGTGTCCCTGAATTTTATTGAAGGAAATATTTTTGCTTTCTCAGTTTGATCTTTTGGAAAAAGTAAGAACTTCATTCTCGTACATTTTCATTTTGCAGGAAACTATAGAAGTAATGGTTTTCTCAAAGTTTCATGCAATGGGGGCTTGAATCAAATGCGTGCTGCGGTCTGTGTCTTTTCTCTAGCTCATCTTTTCCTTGTTCTTCTATTCAAcattatgttattaatttaagCTGATTAAGCCTTTTTAGATCTGTGACATGGTAATCGTTGCTCGACTTTTAAATCTCACTTTGGTTGTTCCAGAACTTGATAAGACATCATTCTGGGCGGACCCTAGGTATATTTATAATTCTGGAAAGGTTGTTTAATTCTTTCTCAGCTGCTGTAAATGTCTTTGACTCATGATCTGTTTGGCAGTGATTTTGGTGACATTTTTGATGTGAGCCATTTCATTGATTCTCTAAGGGATGAAGTTCGGATTATCAAAAGGCTGCCAAAGAAGTTTAGTAGGAAATATGGGTTTCAAGCTTTTCGGATGTCTCCTGTTAGCTGGTCAAATGAAAAGTACTACTTAGAACAGGTTTGGTTGCTCgttattaattactatttttagcTTAAAAAGGAGTTTCTCTCTCATTTACTgtttcaacaacaacaaaatggTGATTCTCTCAATGAATGGATGGAAGTGTTtatctcttctctttttttttttttttgggggggggggagtgGGGGAGGGATATATGCAGTAAAATCTAATGTCTTTGACATTATTTTCGCAGATTCTTCCCCTGTTCAGTAAGCATAAGGTAGTGCACTTCAATCGAACTGATACACGACTGGCAAATAATGGGATTCAACTTGATCTTCAGAAACTTAGGTGCCGTGTGAATTTCCAAGGACTGAAATTTACTCCTGAGATTGAGACATTGGGGTACAAATTGGTTCGCATACTTCAAGATAAGGGACCCTTCGTGGCATTGCATCTAAGATATGAGATGGACATGTTGGCTTTCTCAGGTTGCACGCATGGCTGCACCGTTGAAGAAGCTGAGGAGCTAAAACGATTGAGGTTGGCCATGTTTGAAGCTGAAATATTCATGTCAAAACACTCAAATTGTCATAACAAAAAGTGGTGTACCATCTGTTTAGGAGACACAAAGTAGTGATTAGTGACCCCCAGCATTCACACACCCTACAAATTAGATAGCAAATCTGTGTGCTGCGACTTAGATATGAGCACTTCTCTAAAGTAAAATGTCAGACAGGGAATAAAAATAACAGTATGATGCCTTCTGCTGTTGGTAGGCAAATAACCAAAGTATGACCATGGTGTATCCTTGCCTTGTTTTTTATGACTTGCATCAAATGTTTGCACTAGTGATGACAAGATATTAATCTGCACTTTTAGATCTATGAAGTATCTTGTGATCTTAACATTATCAGTTTCAAGAATCAGGACGCAATGATACAGAAATGTAACTAGGTAGTTACCCCTTTCTTTCAGGTATGCATACCCTTGGTGGAGAGAGAAAGAGATAATGTCTGAAGAGAGGAGACAACAAGGGTTGTGTCCTCTGACACCCGAAGAAGCGACGCTAGTTTTGCAAGCATTAGGTTTCGATAAGGACACTCAGATTTACATCGCTTCTGGTGAGATTTTTGGCAGTGAACGGAGATTGGCATCGCTAAGAGCTGCATTTCCACACATTGTGAGATTTTGACCCTGTAAATGTTTTGCTTTGGGCATTCGTAAGTTTGTTTAAAGTCTGGTGAGAGCACTGGGTTTCTATATTAACAACTTTTTTGGTGCACATGAAAACTAGCTTTTGTTAGGGTTTTTGGAACCTAGTCTAAAATGGTTGTTGAGGTCTTCTTTGATTCCAATGTCATGTGCCACTCACCCATACCAAATGGACAGTTTGGATGGCATCAACCATTTTCGCTGCACTTAGTTGAGCTAACAGAATCTCTTTAATCTTTGACCAGTTTGCATGTTTTCTAACTGCATCCGGTGTTAGCTCTACTTCTGGCTTCTAAATCAGGCACCTGTAACTGAAGTTTCTGTTGTGTTTTTTATCCCCATGTGGATCTTGTAGATCTGATTACAATGTAACAATTTCAGGTTAAAAAGGAAACAATATTAGATCCTGCAGAACTGCCGCAATTTCAGAACCATTCATCTCAGATGGCGGCTTTGGACTTTATGGTATCGGTTGCCAGCAATACATTCATTCCAACATATTATGGGAACATGGCAAAAGTTGTAGAAGGTCATCGCAGGTATATATATTACTGAATTATGTAATGACACCGTGGAACAGTTATTTTAATAGGCTTGACAAGCTTTTGTTCAGGTATCTTGGGTTTAAAAGAAGTATCCTGCCTGATCGAAAGAAACTCGTTGAATTGCTGGATTTGCATCAGAACGGGACACTTCCTTGGAATGATTTTGCACTGGCCGTAAGGCAAGTGCATGAGAAACGGATGGGACAACCCTTCCGTCGTCGGATAATTCCAGACAAACCAAAGGAGGAAGATTATTTCTATGCAAACCCTGAAGAGTGCCTTTGTGAGGGAACAAAGTGTGAAGATTTGGTAGGCCCTAGTAACTCAAGTACACTACATTAATTGTGGGTGCCCAGATCGGAACTTGGACTAATATAGTGTGGATGATGCAGCAGTCAGGCTCAGGATTGAATTCCCAAACCCACCCATTTATACAACACATGCATTTAAAAGAGTTTTGTAAGAAACGGCAGCTGAAAATACCCCCAGCTCccctttgttttgttttgtttttgccTCTCACCTGTTGAATTTGTATTCAGAACTGTCACATAATTCCACAGTTAAATTAACCAATATTTGTACATTAATGCCATTGTCTCTCTGGTTCTTGATGCAACCAATTCAGTTCCTCTCCTTCCAAATCAAGCAGTCATCTAAAATTCATGTTTATCAATGTttgtactaaattttaaaaatatatattaaggatGTCTACAatcttatattatattaaaacaaaaattaaaaattaaaaaaagaaaaagtacccAGATTTTAAATCAGAAACAAGTTGTTTTAAAAGTAATCAtaataaatagtttaattttcAGATGAGCTAATTTCAGGTGTAGGAGGGGTGGATGTGactgtttttattaaaagaaaagagaaaaagataatATTGAAGTTTGATCAGAGAAACATGGGGGTGTTAGTGTCATGGGTTGCACGTCGGTgctcgcaaccatgacaaactggtgcgatccatcgtgttcgagggaggtcatttagcccaaccaaactggcccaaccaaactggcccggtgattggagagattaaaagcccatctcaatagcctgatagaaatgggaagtgttctagaagatataattatggaatcttagagttctatttgtaTACAGCTGGTTATATAAGcgtagagttctaattgtattcagcttttacttatagctattgatatactgtgaggctcaactataaatagagacctctttgctcattgtatatgcattgagttattaataagaattttgagaatattcactcaaacttttctctcaagtgttcttgcttttgttcatctttcaaggctcgttcttacttcgttcttctgttgttcttcgtgataatcttaagggaattctattgaatcctttattgttgcaagtgaagttgacttgggcgtttttgctgctgaatctttattttcttcaagttaggctgacttaggcgttttgagcagagaaactgcctaaggccgcacggatcgcgtgggaaaactctaagtccgtgacagttggtatccgagCTAAGGTTCGAAGCCACCG from Gossypium hirsutum isolate 1008001.06 chromosome D12, Gossypium_hirsutum_v2.1, whole genome shotgun sequence includes these protein-coding regions:
- the LOC107946402 gene encoding rhamnogalacturonan I rhamnosyltransferase 1 isoform X1, encoding MEVRSENNIQVRCDKIPCQLIPRTRLQVWFFRVCSSILLWTCLIQLLAVCELWHPRLLTGLTNRIPWTSRPPLRLQHSLHSPPPLPPPRNYRSNGFLKVSCNGGLNQMRAAICDMVIVARLLNLTLVVPELDKTSFWADPSDFGDIFDVSHFIDSLRDEVRIIKRLPKKFSRKYGFQAFRMSPVSWSNEKYYLEQILPLFSKHKVVHFNRTDTRLANNGIQLDLQKLRCRVNFQGLKFTPEIETLGYKLVRILQDKGPFVALHLRYEMDMLAFSGCTHGCTVEEAEELKRLRYAYPWWREKEIMSEERRQQGLCPLTPEEATLVLQALGFDKDTQIYIASGEIFGSERRLASLRAAFPHIVKKETILDPAELPQFQNHSSQMAALDFMVSVASNTFIPTYYGNMAKVVEGHRRYLGFKRSILPDRKKLVELLDLHQNGTLPWNDFALAVRQVHEKRMGQPFRRRIIPDKPKEEDYFYANPEECLCEGTKCEDLVGPSNSSTLH
- the LOC107946402 gene encoding rhamnogalacturonan I rhamnosyltransferase 1 isoform X2; protein product: MEVRSENNIQVRCDKIPCQLIPRTRLQVWFFRVCSSILLWTCLIQLLAVCELWHPRLLTGLTNRIPWTSRPPLRLQHSLHSPPPLPPPRNYRSNGFLKVSCNGGLNQMRAAICDMVIVARLLNLTLVVPELDKTSFWADPRDEVRIIKRLPKKFSRKYGFQAFRMSPVSWSNEKYYLEQILPLFSKHKVVHFNRTDTRLANNGIQLDLQKLRCRVNFQGLKFTPEIETLGYKLVRILQDKGPFVALHLRYEMDMLAFSGCTHGCTVEEAEELKRLRYAYPWWREKEIMSEERRQQGLCPLTPEEATLVLQALGFDKDTQIYIASGEIFGSERRLASLRAAFPHIVKKETILDPAELPQFQNHSSQMAALDFMVSVASNTFIPTYYGNMAKVVEGHRRYLGFKRSILPDRKKLVELLDLHQNGTLPWNDFALAVRQVHEKRMGQPFRRRIIPDKPKEEDYFYANPEECLCEGTKCEDLVGPSNSSTLH
- the LOC107946402 gene encoding rhamnogalacturonan I rhamnosyltransferase 1 isoform X3: MQWGLESNACCELDKTSFWADPSDFGDIFDVSHFIDSLRDEVRIIKRLPKKFSRKYGFQAFRMSPVSWSNEKYYLEQILPLFSKHKVVHFNRTDTRLANNGIQLDLQKLRCRVNFQGLKFTPEIETLGYKLVRILQDKGPFVALHLRYEMDMLAFSGCTHGCTVEEAEELKRLRYAYPWWREKEIMSEERRQQGLCPLTPEEATLVLQALGFDKDTQIYIASGEIFGSERRLASLRAAFPHIVKKETILDPAELPQFQNHSSQMAALDFMVSVASNTFIPTYYGNMAKVVEGHRRYLGFKRSILPDRKKLVELLDLHQNGTLPWNDFALAVRQVHEKRMGQPFRRRIIPDKPKEEDYFYANPEECLCEGTKCEDLVGPSNSSTLH